In one Bradyrhizobium sp. 4 genomic region, the following are encoded:
- the dprA gene encoding DNA-processing protein DprA, producing MLCLQGAAVDAINPSVELTEADRIDRLRLIRSDNVGPRTFRSLVDHFGTARAALERLPDLARRGGAQRSARICSADDAKAELAASRKFGIAWLAPGEDGYPARLATLDDAPPLLAVRGDTATLMRPMIAIVGSRNASGAGLKFAGQLARELGEAGFVVISGLARGVDQAAHRASVESGTIAVLAGGHDCIYPPEHGDLLASILDRKGAAISEMPLGHEPRARDFPRRNRLISGAALGVVVVEAAHRSGSLITARMAAEQGREVFAVPGSPLDPRAAGTNDLIKQGATLVTEAADVVNAVAPIMERPLMRTANEPDSEPFESDPQGHDRDQITGLLGPAPVTIDDLVRMSGASPAIVRTVLLELELAGRLERHGGGLVSLL from the coding sequence ATGCTGTGCCTGCAAGGAGCTGCCGTGGACGCCATCAATCCAAGTGTAGAGCTGACCGAGGCCGACAGGATTGACCGCCTGCGGCTGATCCGGTCCGACAATGTCGGGCCACGTACGTTCCGGTCGCTGGTCGATCATTTCGGCACGGCGCGCGCGGCGCTGGAGCGGCTGCCGGATCTGGCACGTCGCGGCGGTGCGCAGCGATCGGCGCGCATCTGCAGCGCTGACGATGCGAAAGCCGAGCTTGCCGCGAGCCGCAAGTTCGGAATTGCCTGGCTCGCGCCCGGCGAGGACGGTTATCCGGCGCGGCTGGCAACGCTTGACGATGCGCCGCCGCTGCTCGCCGTGCGCGGCGACACTGCAACGCTGATGCGGCCGATGATCGCGATCGTCGGTTCGCGCAATGCCTCCGGTGCGGGCTTGAAATTCGCCGGTCAGCTCGCCCGCGAGCTCGGCGAAGCCGGCTTTGTCGTCATCTCGGGGCTCGCCCGCGGCGTCGACCAGGCCGCGCACCGCGCCAGCGTGGAGAGCGGCACCATCGCCGTGCTTGCCGGCGGCCATGACTGCATCTATCCGCCGGAGCACGGCGATTTGCTGGCCTCGATCCTCGACCGCAAGGGTGCCGCGATCTCCGAGATGCCGCTCGGCCACGAGCCGCGCGCCCGCGACTTCCCCCGCCGCAACCGGCTGATCTCGGGCGCCGCGCTCGGCGTCGTCGTGGTGGAGGCGGCGCACCGTTCGGGCTCGCTGATCACCGCACGCATGGCGGCCGAACAGGGGCGCGAGGTGTTCGCGGTGCCCGGCTCGCCGCTCGACCCGCGCGCGGCCGGCACCAATGATCTGATCAAGCAGGGTGCGACACTCGTCACCGAAGCCGCCGACGTCGTCAACGCGGTCGCACCGATCATGGAGCGGCCGCTGATGCGCACCGCGAACGAGCCCGACAGCGAGCCGTTCGAAAGCGATCCGCAAGGACACGACCGCGATCAGATCACCGGCCTGCTCGGCCCCGCCCCTGTCACGATCGACGATCTCGTGCGGATGTCCGGCGCCTCGCCGGCCATCGTGCGCACCGTGCTCTTGGAGCTCGAGCTCGCCGGCCGGCTCGAACGCCACGGCGGTGGCTTGGTCTCGCTGCTTTAA
- a CDS encoding helix-turn-helix domain-containing protein, with product MGTSLKPAHIDLTAPPMPDRDHADCRGVASILARVGDKWSVFVIMMLSDGPKRFNELKRMINGISQRMLTLTLRGLERDGLVTRTIFPTIPPRVDYELTDLGRGLQQPVRALGEWAITHQEQIASARTRFDERNTP from the coding sequence ATGGGCACATCCTTGAAACCTGCGCACATCGATTTGACCGCCCCGCCGATGCCGGATCGCGACCACGCGGACTGCCGCGGCGTCGCCTCGATCCTCGCGCGCGTCGGCGACAAATGGAGCGTGTTCGTGATCATGATGCTGAGCGACGGGCCCAAGCGCTTCAACGAGCTCAAGCGCATGATCAACGGCATCTCGCAGCGGATGTTGACCCTGACGTTGCGCGGGCTCGAGCGCGACGGGCTGGTCACACGCACGATCTTCCCGACCATTCCGCCGCGGGTGGATTACGAGCTGACCGATCTCGGCCGCGGACTGCAGCAGCCGGTGAGGGCACTCGGCGAATGGGCGATCACGCATCAGGAGCAGATCGCCTCGGCGCGCACGCGCTTCGACGAGCGGAACACTCCTTAA